GATTGTGAAGGTAGCCCCCTTTTTCTTCCCCTTGGTGCCGCCGCCCGCAGCTGCGCTGCCGCCTCGACTCATCTTTCAACAGGAGGAAGCTTGGTGGGGAGGGGGGGTTGGTTGTTGAAAGGGAAGAAATATGCGGAAGCGGCCACAGGAGGAAGGAGAGAGTAGGgttaactaatatatatatatatatatattcagtttgGGGTTCTCTAACCTGGGCTTGTGCCCTAGGGGGACAGTGGGCTAAGCCTGCAATTAATAGAAAATTCATTTATATTACTGGCACATATAAATATTCCTCGATACCCAACTAATTTCTACTCCTTCGCTAAACTTTTATCTTTtaagttgaaaataaaaatatttatttttcttgcctTCTAAGACTCCACTAAAATAGCAGAGCTCTGCTGCATTGGCGACTCCTCTCTTTGTATCAAGATTCAACACTTCAATTTCAATTCATGCATGGAATATTGAGACTTGaagacttaaaaaataaaattattattagaaggtaataataaagttaaaagataaattttgaatgaattgtaTGGAATATTTACTTCTGAATGTATATAAATTGTGTTTGcatctaaatttatttaagaaatgcataaaaaaaatcacctttttttaaaaattagtgagACAAATCTCAAATatggtaaataaaataaaaaaaattcaattattaagtTTGAACACACCATAATATAATATAGCTAGTTACGGAGTTGAAACCAACCCCCACTCCTGAGCAAACTTAAACTGAGCAAACTTATTCCACTTCACCTCTATTTTCAGCCCATAGATTGAACATGGCTGATAGTTAGAACACAATTATTTCACCACCTACGCACTGATACCTCGGGATGGAAATGAATTCCTAATTCATTcatctaaaataaaaacaaatataaaaattcataaaataaaaaagtttattaattttaaataaaattaattgaagaCCCTTAACCCTTTTACATCACACCAGCACCAGCAAACTGAGAGAAACAATTCAGTATAGGTCACAAGCAGAGGAGGCATGGATTGGATACTGAAGTTTTAGTCTATTCTGCAAATGACAAGACAATTCATCAAGCTCAAATAGCTTCCTTCACCAAGGAGCTTCGGCGGTTcgtgtaattaattatttaatgtccACGACTACCAGTAactagcatatatatatacatataggtaGATAGATATAAAAAGCCCCAACTACTGATATGCTTCAGTTCTGCCATTCAACAAGCATTCTTATTCTTTATATGAAATCCCGAGGATCAGGGGAAAGGAAGGAAGCCAGTCCATTCCAGCACACAAAGCCAACGGCTCTACAAGAAGCCATAATTTCAGAGCCACCACGTCCACGCAACAGCCATTAGCATCATCTGCCACAGTGACAGAGAGATGCTCAAGAGCAAGCGCAAGCATTGTACATTTGTTTCTCAAACATACATAATTCCATGTTCCACAGTCATAGGGTTTATGGTTTTCTTGccgaaaacaaaaataatacaagtCTATGACCGATTTAGTGATGGCGTCCTCTCAGATCCACCATGCCTCTGCCGGAAGCTCGTGCTGGACCTCATGGCCGTCTCTGACCCGCCTGCTGCCTGATGAAAGGTCCCCCATATCGGGTCTCTATCCATTTGGTTCATCGAGAATGGATTCAAGTGCTCTCTTTCCCAGGCATGGAACCGATTTGGCACAGGGTTTTCTGCTTCTTGAAAGTTTCGGCCAGATGACGCAGATGGATAGTAGTATAACCCAGCCGTCTGATCAGAAGATGAGGCAAGTGGTCCAACTTGAGCAACGCCCCTATGAGTGCTTGATCTCCTTGTGGCAGATACCATAGGGGTGCGTATAGCCGGTGTATTGCTGGGCTGCTGAAAGTATGCCTGGAGAGCCTGGACTCGGCCACGGGTGCGAGCCACGCTGCCAGGGTAAGGAGGAACCATTGAAGAGGCTATTGAGCTCCCAGCTCTAGCAGAACTGCAAACATGTAATTTTTCTGTCAATATTAATGCCACATTAGAAGCACAGCTTCTTGTGGGGGATAAGCAGTAGGAAGTCTACGCAGTATTGGTTCTCTAATGGCTCTACAGGCAGAGGTGGTACTTCCCCATATCAAGTCCTCGACGGTGTAGAAATGCAGATTATATCAACATGATTAGGTTTTATGGAATTTGATCCTGCTATTTTAATGTCCAGAAATAGGGTACCTTTTGTAACTAAGAAAAATcttcttcatatgttttagcAATCAATACCCAAACAGCACAAGTTATCTTCCGATTGACATTTGAAGCAAAAGAAGTTGAACGCACTTTAAAATGCTAACCTATTGACTTCCAAAGGCTTACCTGTGCCCCACAAGGAATGGATGCATAAAAGATCCTGATCTTGGCATTTCGGAACTTGACCTAGCTGCCCTGTGAGCCAAAGGAGGAACTAAAGCCGGATCAGCACCACCAACACGATTGCTTGATGCTGGAAAGGGAGTGGAGTGGGGTTCCCAATTGTGGTAACGCACATCCATGGCAGGGAAAGAATAAGAGGTGGACATCTCGCTAGGAACAGATGGCCCATTCCAGTGACTATTGAAACTAGAACCATCAGAAACATTCCCACTGGTATTTGCAGATGAGGGGTGAACTGGTCCGAAGTAAGCAATATAGGGGCAAGGATGAGTAGCAGATGATACAGCTGTATGCTCAGCAAACACAGCATGATGTCCAAGAAGATCATGATCTGCATACAAGCAGAAATGCTTAACACAACACGTCAAAAAGCCTACCTAGGCAACACCCACCCAACACCAccacctccccccccccaaaaaaaaaataaaaaaataaactagtTATGGTAGAATGAGAAATATCTTACATGTGGATGACGAAAATTCCCCTTCACtgcaaaacataaaacacaacATATCAGATAAAGTTGTATTTGAACATGCAAAAGAACTATAATAAACCACAGCTTAATCCCAGGGGTAGGCTACACTGAttctatcatatatatatatatatatatatattaggataGTACTAAAGGACATGAAGCAAATAGTCTTGTTATATcccatataaaaaataataccaaCTTTAaggtaaaaataataatcaacaCCAGCCACCAGGGGTCAATTACacaaattttccaaataattacGCCTTATCCCACACCCATAAATGCATTGACactgcttttattttattaacattGTCAGTCAACAGCCCTGACGGAGGATGATAAATATTCATGAGTCATATTTCTTGAAAAGATTTTTAAATCGTCAAAAAGTAGAATAACATAGGGGACTGGCACTTTATACACCTTGACATGATAGGCATGAACCAGATCCAACCACATGCCAAATATAATCCAGTTAACCATGAAGTTCCATTATTCATGTTTCTAAATGGGTTTTGATCTCAGATTATAGTTGACCACAATAGCAGTACAGAAAATTCCTGACTCAGAAGAGGAAAATACTAGACTGCATATGCAAAAACTTTGTAGAACATAAAATACATGGTgtgtgaaaataataataagaacaaGCATGTGTAAAGTAAAGAGAACCCCCTGCCGAGGATTCTGAATAATTCAAAAGCATATGTGAACAGTGGCACTTAAaggttttagtttttaaatagcATGCATGTTGTGTTGTGGTGTAAAGCAGTAACGATTAGGAATAATGGGAGCAAAAAGGAGACTGGATGTACAGAGCAAGCTACAGATATAGGCAAAGTAGTGTTTCAATGACAGGAGCCTCTATTAGTCTTTTTCCCACATGACAAAACCATCTTAATAATGTCTCATGCAACTTATCTTCATTGGACTATCCATTGTTAATATCTTTCCCGATCATTCATTTTCAGCCATCATTAAACATATTGAACTTCAAAAATCTTACATTACCTAAGAAGGTTAACAGAACTTATAATGTACAGGTCCAAAAAGAATTTAGATAAGACAAGGAACACAGTCACACTTCTTGACACAATTCATGTGTTAGACAAGAATGGCCAGGGATGTATCAATTCTTCAAATAGTTAACTTTGTACAGACCATTGGTGCATGCATAAAAAGTTTTCTTAAATGCCTCCAAGTAAAGACATAAAATGATAGAATGGGACACTGAtgggaaaaaaaataggaatattTTAGAGTATATGACTAACAAAGCAGCTGAGTGTAGGGTTTGACCTATACTTCATTGCATCAGGCAAATTCTGAAGGACTAAGCTGAAGAATTTCATTTATG
This genomic stretch from Diospyros lotus cultivar Yz01 chromosome 1, ASM1463336v1, whole genome shotgun sequence harbors:
- the LOC127799299 gene encoding E3 ubiquitin-protein ligase RFI2-like, translated to MGLQDSDVVDDGDGGGKASPISCSICLEAVADTGDRSWAKLQCGHEFHLDCIGSAFNIKGAMQCPNCRKIEKGQWLYASGCRPFPEFSMDDWVHDEDIYDLSYSEMSFGVHWCPFSGLTRLPSSFDEGEFSSSTYHDLLGHHAVFAEHTAVSSATHPCPYIAYFGPVHPSSANTSGNVSDGSSFNSHWNGPSVPSEMSTSYSFPAMDVRYHNWEPHSTPFPASSNRVGGADPALVPPLAHRAARSSSEMPRSGSFMHPFLVGHSSARAGSSIASSMVPPYPGSVARTRGRVQALQAYFQQPSNTPAIRTPMVSATRRSSTHRGVAQVGPLASSSDQTAGLYYYPSASSGRNFQEAENPVPNRFHAWEREHLNPFSMNQMDRDPIWGTFHQAAGGSETAMRSSTSFRQRHGGSERTPSLNRS